Genomic segment of Drosophila biarmipes strain raj3 chromosome 2L, RU_DBia_V1.1, whole genome shotgun sequence:
GGAGGATCCCTCAATCTGGGCGGTCCCAGTGGCTTCAAGCTGCCACCCCCTGCTCTCAGCCAGGATACGAACACGCTGAGCAATCCTGGTCCTCTCAAGAACCCCAGTGAGATCACCAAGGAGCTATCGAACGTCAGTCTGGAGACGGACTCTTAGGTTGTGTACTTATCTAGTTACTAATTAATGATCAGTGATCACTGTATACCTGTGTACATGGGTGCTTAGCAAATCTGTGTGTAGTATCGCTTAGCTATGTTTCTGTAAATAAACCTTAAACTTAACTTAAGCTAGCGAAATGTTTTGGTCGAACAGcataaaagtaggcaacaggAAATTGACAAAAGTAAAAATCAAAGTAGGAtcatgtaaaataaaaatgtgtggtattgtaaattgtaaaaatatgttgttgaataaaacattaaaacataagtttaaaaaaatattataatattgaattaTATTTGGCGGGATTACTTTGGGTTTCCATAGTTCTTTAGATAGTTCTTATGTTCCGAATAACTATCTCAACTCCTTTACAAACTCATGATAGCTTATATTTTTGATTGCTCAATCAAAACTCCGGAAATATTTCTTTCTGAGTTACGCTTTATTATGAActtagaaaatgtttaaattaattacataAATAATCAAGTATAGTACAAGGTAAGCTTTAATCAACTTAGCTACACTATCGGCATCTCCGTAAGTATTTTCACTACTTGCATAAGTATTTTGTTCATCTAAGCTAGGCAATAGTTAGGGCTACATTATAAATAAACGAAACATATGGGGCACAGCAGCTGGTCGACAGTCAGGATCGGCGGACCCCAGGATAGGCTCCATCCACCAGCTAGCTGTGCGCTCTGCGGACATACAGAATACTATAAATCATTTAGGCTACACAATGCATACAGTTACAGGTGTACGCTTACGGCTAGAAGTAAATATTACTTATGAATATAGTCAATTTCCATTTAGCAGACGGGTGCATCGGTGTACAgtgttttttgggtttttctttttataatgGTTATGAGATGTTTGTGGTTGTTGATTTGTGCGAAGATACTTTgcagtatctgtgtgtgtgtaaaaataatgtctttcatttcatgtttttctccATGTTGAGTGTCCGGTGTTTCTGATCTGATGCCAGTGATCAAGCGGTTGGCAAATGAAGACCACGTAATCTCAAAGGTGCAGTAGCAGCTACTATAACTTGTGCGGATGTGATGTATCTGGTGGGATCCCTTTCTTCTCGCTAGGTGATATCTCCAACCCTTGGCTTTCATTCCCTTCCCCTCATCTGGAACAGCAGAAGCACCGACTGAGGCTCACTGGCATAGCGAATTCACTTCTCGCTCTTGAGGGGAACACCCTCCTCCTGGGTGACGTCGCTGATCTTAACCCGCTCGGGGGGATTATTCCAGGGCTGAAGTTTGCCAGTGCCGAAGATGGCGAAGACAATGGGTCCCGAGATGTAGGTGGCCGCCAGAATCCAGAACACAATTTGCCACGAGTGGAAGGATTGCTGCAatgaataaaatgtatttagtaaTGTATCTATATCatgttttttttccatttaaacTCACATCTGTGTAGGTGAGCGCTCCCACCATCCACGTGGAAAGGAATCCTCCGAAGGAAGACAGCGTGTTGGCCAGTCCGAAGATGGTTCCACTGAAGTTGGGTGCAATGTCCAAGCCATTGCCCAGATAACCAGCGGTGACAGCTCCATGGGCAAACAGGGCCAGCGAGAAGATCGTCACGGACCAGGTGGCGTCGTAGCCCAGGAACACCTGCACTATCATCAGCAGACCCGGAATCACCAGAGCTGAAAATGAGGAATATATAGTATTGGTTCAAcagaaaaatttttaaatataaaatgaatttCACTAGAAAAATCTAGTTTGCCTGaacttgaattttttatttaatttatttatagattgcttattattaatttcgaCTGATTTTCTTAAGGGGAAGTTTTATAATTCTTCAAGaagatatttaatatataaggaaattttaacaatacatattattattaggaaaCCTCTTTTATAATCTTCGTATCTctcgatttaaaaaaaaataaacttaagagTAATTTAGTCTTTACTTTGAGCACGTTTCTTCTTGAATAAGGGAGAAAAGATTTTCTCAAACTAAAAGCTTCTGATCTTTGCTTATGTTGGGATTAACTATTTTTGGGTGTACTTACCAAAAGTGGTGAACAGTTTCCTAGTAGCCGTCGTGCTCAAAGTACCCCTCTTGCGGAGATAATCAGCAAGATAGGACGAGGCCACAGCCATCACGTATTTGCCCAGATAGGGAAGCGAGGAGAACAGGCCGTTCTGCAGGAGATCAAAAACTGTTAGTAGAGATAAATCACCAGATATACTTAGTAAGACAACCCACCTGCTTGATGTCAAAGTGCAGAATCTTGGACATGAAAGTGGGCAGCTGGTTGACCACCGTGAAGAAGCCGAAGACGGCCAGACCATGGCAGATGATGATGGCCCAGACGGCGGGTGAGCAGAGCAGCTGGCCCCAGGGCACGTGGCTCGGGCGCTTCTTGGAGGTGGTGGTGCCAATGGCCTCCTCGATCTCCCGCCTCTCCTCGGCAGAAATGCGGGGATGGGTGGCCGGGGTCTCGTAGACAAAGGTGAACCAGGCCAAGGACCACAGCAGACCCACGCCTCCAGTCAGGTAGAAGACACTGGCCCAGCCGGCAACGGAGATCAGGTAGCCACAGATGGGCATGGTGATGGCAGCGCCAAGGGAGGAAGCTATGGCATAAATTATATAGGTTAATATTGGAAAACTAGTCGAAGACCATACAGGGCTACACTTACCCATCATGTTAGACATAAACTTGGAGCGCTCCATGGGCGGAATCCAGACGGCGGCCACTGGGTGAATGGCTGGCCAGGATGCGCCCAGCATGAAGCCGAGCACCACTCGCACCACGATGAGCACCACATAGTTGATGTGCGCCGCCAGCGGGGTGATGAGGGTGAGCAGACTGGCCCACAGCATGGAATGGCCAAAGACGCGGCGTCCACCGATCAACTCGGCCAGACGACCACCCGGCAGTTCGGTGAGGATGTAGCCCCAGAAGAAGCAGCCCAGGACGAAGTTGGTCTGGTAGGAGTCCCACTCGAAGCGTTCCTCGTACACATCCACTCCATCCGGAGATGTGCTATTCCCCGTTAAAGATGTGGCATTCCCCGCCAGGGTGGCAATCCCCGCCAGGGTGGCATTTCCCGCCAGGGTGGCATTTCCCGTGGTGGTGACATTTCCCGTTGAGGTGACATTTGGTCGGACCATGTCCACGATGGCAATGGTGAGGTTCACTCGCAGGGCGTAGTTCAGCATGAAGCCGAGCATGGTCAGCAGGTTGAGTACTTGGCGGCATGACAGGAAGTCTGGAGGGGAGAGAAGAACGGAGCCCGATTAAAAATAGAATCCAATGCAAGGCCGGACACTGATACTAGCGATACAGCGAAAAAGCCCAAGCTCCGTCGGCTGGGTCACTGAGAGGTTAGACACTTTAAATTCAGCTCTGGAATATTTCCAGCCAGCCGAAAGTCAGGCGACCAGCGACTAAAAAATAAAGCCCACCCAAAGACCGACAATATGGCTGATTTCTGATAACAAAACTGTACTGTatgtgaattaaattttgttttatatcacaggaaattcccaaaaatatatctaaGAAATTCTAGGAAGTATATAGATAGTATGAGCCTCGAACTGAGGTTTTTATTTACCTTAACTATAGCATTTTTAAGACAAGATAAAGGAAATTCTAGGAAAgtataattaaagaaaataaattatgtgtcttataattttttggaaaaacgTTGCTTTgttagtttgttttttatttctataataGAAAGAAATTCTAGGAAAGTGTATTTAGGAACAATCAGATAGTAATTAGAATTAAATAGTAATAAAATCTACTAAGGGGGTTCCGTAAGTCCATAACAAGCTAGCACACGTTTCGTTTACACCCGTGTAAAGTGAATTGTTATCAACTAACCATATCCCGCCCACTACATTATCTGATGTAATCTGTTGTTTTCATTACACGATGCAGCCCAGATAAACGCATTAATTACCCATATTAATGAGCCAATAAAATCGCAATCGCAAAACTTAACAGTCGTTGTCAGGCGACCTCAATAGCATACGGCAAGGGCCATGAATTTGATTTGAGGATCGCCTGGCAAAGGGTGCAGCTCGAAAGCTGAGCACAACCGAATCAGGCGTTTATTTCGTACTTTTTGGAGACGAGGACACAACTTCAAAGATCATTAAGTGGTGGCCATAATCAACTCGGACGCCGGCTGTCATCTTTTTGGGTGGTTATTAAGTGGCAAAGTGCATTGTTCGACACGGGTTGAGTTTCTCGCAaatcacataaataaatttcgagTGCCGTTGAACTCCATTGAACCCCTTTATTTTCGATTTGGGGAAATGTTCGCCAGTCGCGGTGTAAGCATATATAAACCGATTATCGATGCCGGTCGGCGGGCGGAGTGCTAAACTCACCCCAAACGACTTTCCCGTCGAAAAATAATGTTCGCTATCAGCTGCGGGGAAGCGTCTATCGGGCCAGTCTATCAGTCTATCGGCCGTCTGGCCGGGACACGCCCACCCCGCTGATTATTGCCCCAATATCATGTTAATGTCATGCAAAAAAATAACGCCACTCGACTTGTCTAGACTTCGGCGAGCATCATCAAACGGGCGGCGCACAACAATAAACCGCGACACTCAACGTGTATTCAAATTAGCACTCGAAAATAACCGAAGCCGAGCCATCAAAAGAgcgtaaaaaaataaaaatacctaGTCATGTTTGCTATAAATTCTCGATCCCCCCATATAACCAGAAAAACGTGCTCGAAATACCCAAAGAAAGAGATAAAACCGAAATATATATCGGCAAGGTTTCGTATTCGACCAGTTTCTCTTTTTCAACTCTGTTAGGATCGAATCGGATAGGATCGGTTAAGATCAGAGGTACACCAAAGTGTCGGAAGGTATTGCGAATACGTCAATGGGAAAGTTTGGATCATTGGCAGACTGGGGGTTTGTTAATCTCCGGGCCATGTCTTGACACCTCGAATCAATGCTGAAAAGCGTGTGCCGCAAATTATATCGATAGGGATTGATTTATACAACTTCCACCTCCAGAgaggaaataaattttaataaatgattgTCAAGAACTGGCTACGGCCTTAATTTATACAGtagtaaatttattttcttatcttAAAGAGCGGCTAATAATAGCTCGCAACGCAGTCTAGTTTCTATaaattatttggttttaaagaAACTGCTCTGTCACAGTTAAAACCAATACTCTACTTTActacaataaacaaaataagcCAGTTATTCAAcctaatcaaattaaattctcatTAGGCATACATTTTCGTTGATAATTAAACCGAATAGTATTTGTATGGTAGCTCTAATTTATCTAAATTAACTCATCAAGGGTTCTCCAACCGATCTTACTCATCAAGCTGAAATTTTGAGGCTGCGACTCCTTCCGAGAATCTTAACGATGGAAACTTGTTTGCCTCCGAGCAGAAGAGTTCTTGATTAATTGTCGCCTCGaacgtttattttttgtttttttaggaGGCCTTTTGTTTACCgccaaactatttttttagcAATAAATTAAGTGAAGGCCATGCTTGGTGTTTACAAGCGAGCAAAAGAGGAGGACCAGCGAAAAACCGGCTGAAAAAGCTCAAAATTATTTGGGTTTCACACTGCCGGGTTTTTGACAAACTCTTCTCAGAATTTCGCTTGTCTCGTGcacaaaacatatttgactTCGGTTTCTGTGTGATTTTGCACTGATCTTTAGCCTTTATTGGCTTTCGTTGATGCTCCACTTGGGTTGAAACAAGTTCCCCAGCTCGCCAGCAACATAAAAGTCCCAGCGAAGAAAggcaaaaacttaaaaatagcCGGCGAGTGAATAAAACGAAATGAATACGGGCAAACGTGATACTTAAATCACGGTTTTTATGATTGGCGCAACAAGTGAATCTGAGTTCGTTCAGCATTTTGGGTTCATTGATTGCTGGGGAAAATTCATTGAGTTTATTCACTAAGTGCCACTTGAAGGGAAGATGGGTTTCTTCGCtttcaaattatattatttcaaaagACGCATATCCGGCACTTTTGGGTTGACGCAAAAGCAATTTCGAAAATGTCTTGTACTCGCAtattgctaaatctcttattCTATTTTATCTACTATTGGTTCAGTTTGCCTTTACACTCTGGGATCTATTTATAATGCCTCTCTAGTGTTTCTATCAAATGTGCTACACACCCTCTTCCTATAGCAAAGTGTACCATTCGCTGTCCGCTCTGCCGGTTCCTGACCTTCAAAATGGGATGGCGCTACTGCAGGGTGGTGAAAGTTAGCCACCGATATCGTCATCAGCCGCGACCGACTGATTTATTTTCTCCCCGAATGGGTGTGTATTTGTTTCGAAATAAAGAAAAGCGCATGTGATCCGCTGGCGAAATTTCTTGCGGAATGTCCTCAAAAACTGCGTGGGTGCTTCGGTCTGGCCAAAAATTTTCCACCATCTACGACTGACGTTCCTGTTATAATTCGCCTAAAAGGCGGCGAAGAAAGGCCCGCATCGACGTCACATAAATGCGCACTGTCAGGGTGCCAAGTCATTTCtgtgttttgctttttttcagTCATGGGATCTTGGGGGGcgcaacgcggcgtatgagttATGGCGAAGGCGCGCCAAACACGAGCCCACTTTTCAGATTCAGATTGTAGCTAGTACTCCCACACTCGCACacccgattccgattccatATCACAACTGCTCTCCATGTAGAACACAAATTGCTTACCGGGGGAAATGCGAAAAAAGTGTTTTGTTGGCCACATAAATCGATTGTATCGGTTCGCTCCACGTGATCACTTTTACAGTGGTTCTCAGGACCGTTTTGTCCTCGATATTTGTGTATCTTGAGAAACGATCGCACAGACCTTCAGCTAAATGTACGGAAATTAAGGCGACTAAGGCCATTTTTTCTGTCCATTTATAAATGTGATCGATTGTTTTGCACTGCGTATAGGAAAAAGTCCCAAGATTTTTTGCTCAAACTTTGTGAAATTTCATAGAAAAGAggatatataaaataagatataaattaaatatcgtAAGAGTATGGCTTTTGTTTCTAagttttggttttctttttaaactccctttattatattatataggactttttttaaatattaatatatataccaTATCATATATTATACAATTTCATATATCATGTAACATTTTCATATCCTCTGTTCAgcatttattgtatttatttcagaaCCCCGAAACACACTGCACTCGTGGTAACACATCCACCACATAGATATTGTATCTATATCTGTCGGTTGGATGACATTGCCGCCTCGCCTTCTAGCGGCAATTATTGGCTTTGTTATGCTGGCCAACTGCATTTCCGTTTCTAACTGATTTACGGAACTGGCCTCGTTCGCATCGAGCGAATTGTAATGCCAATAGCAAAGTTGCAAAATCGCCACAGCAGAGA
This window contains:
- the LOC108027828 gene encoding sialin, which codes for MSNTEKGGMHSVRNFLSCRQVLNLLTMLGFMLNYALRVNLTIAIVDMVRPNVTSTGNVTTTGNATLAGNATLAGIATLAGNATSLTGNSTSPDGVDVYEERFEWDSYQTNFVLGCFFWGYILTELPGGRLAELIGGRRVFGHSMLWASLLTLITPLAAHINYVVLIVVRVVLGFMLGASWPAIHPVAAVWIPPMERSKFMSNMMASSLGAAITMPICGYLISVAGWASVFYLTGGVGLLWSLAWFTFVYETPATHPRISAEERREIEEAIGTTTSKKRPSHVPWGQLLCSPAVWAIIICHGLAVFGFFTVVNQLPTFMSKILHFDIKQNGLFSSLPYLGKYVMAVASSYLADYLRKRGTLSTTATRKLFTTFALVIPGLLMIVQVFLGYDATWSVTIFSLALFAHGAVTAGYLGNGLDIAPNFSGTIFGLANTLSSFGGFLSTWMVGALTYTDQSFHSWQIVFWILAATYISGPIVFAIFGTGKLQPWNNPPERVKISDVTQEEGVPLKSEK